The genomic stretch tcgattatttaaaaaaaatccattttaaaaCTCTCCACTTTAGCCTAGCAAACCCATAAAAAAACTTTCATTGGAGTTACTCTTTAATGCTAAAAATGATTGTATTACGACCTTCCATATTCAACTTTGGTCTGAGTTTAAATGAACCTCCCTTAAATAGACAATGAGATTGATGCCTCTTGGATGAGTCAGTGGCATGATTGGACACCAACTTTTCAATTTTATTTGTGTTTTGTATAAATTATTGGCTCCAACAATTTCTTAAATATTATTTTGGTTTTTAGCACTCATTTTTGAAAATTATCTAACTAAAGGATTATAATTGACTCCAGTTATTTTcaataatattataaaataatcTTGATTTCGACCAATTCATTAATGACACATAGAGGGTGTTCAATTCAAACTGatcaaaataaaaatcataaatcgaaaaaaaaatcataaatcataaaaaaaaataaaaaatgattagATGTATTTGGATGTTATTTTGTAAAAACTGCTCGATTTGAATTAGATTTTtcattaattttttaaaatcGATCCAAATCAAACTGAATCTTATGTATGTATTTTTATACTTacttattttttattaatatgatatgattgttttaatttattattcgtttataattatttttttaatattacTTATTAGTTTAATTTActatatttatttttattgttcATTTGTTTCAACcataaaatattaatttttaatatattatatattatatattatatcaaatatattatttattataatttttataatCTTAATAAAAAATATAGTTTATAATTAATTATTCAAGAACCGATCCAAATTAAACCGCTTCAAATTGAATCGGATAAGATCAAATTTTTTTAATCAATCATTCAAAACTAAACGAAACTGTGAAAAGATTTATCTTTAAATCGAATGAATTTTTACCTTAAAATAATTCAAACTGTACCGCAAACACTTCTAATGACACGTATTTGTCTGAGTTCATTTTTATATGCTTACCGGTTATTTATTTTCAAATGAATAATATGGAAAAGATTAATTagtttattttataaaaattatgagttatatattttgaaaattctcatttttatttaaaaatataaattaaacCAACTAATTAATTTGTGATTAATTTTTAAGTGTGGTACAAAAATATTCATTTTTATTAGTATATATACACTTTTGTGTTATTAATTAATTTGAAAGAATCtatataaaaatattattaaatagTTTTGAATAAAAAGATTTATAGTAGtattattaattataaaattaatttattgTAGCATTAAGAGTAAAATTTCAAAATAACCCTTTAAAAAGACAACATGACATGACaagaaaaaaaacataaaagGTTAGGTTTGTAAATTTAGTTGTAGTTTGTTTTCTCAAGTTTATTTATAACCAATACTACTTCTATGTCCTAACAATAATTATATCTAGGAAAGGTAGAAGCATTTTTTTTATGTGGCATAGATTACTACTGCATTAATGCATGGGCTTTGTGCAATTAACCATGTCATACTTACGTATGAGTTTAACGTTATGGTGACGTTGTCCTACTAGCCTTTAGTGTTATAGTGGTTACTAATGTCTAGTCTAGAATATGTTATAAATGTCGTGTGCCCCATATAGCTATAAGTTTCTTTGAAATGGTCAGTATATATATTCAAGTTGGCTTTTCCAAAGAAAAGTCATGAATTGATGGATATTATGCATTAAATTGGAAAGACTAGTTCATAAGAAAAGTCCAACCAAATATGATACGATCTCCATCACTTACAAAATCAGATTCTTCTTCAAATAATTTGTTATTTGCTTGAAGTTCATTAAACTACTCAAATTCAATCCCTTCATTTTTTATTAGAAATTCAATAACTTATTAAACATATGACCATTCAATAAACAAATGTATATGCAATTGCACCACCGAAAATATGGTTGGAATTAAAAAACATAGCATTAACTTTAGTTGAGTTCTTGAAGGGGCTAAAAGTCCTATGTTATTGGAGGGCCACTCTGCAATTAATACAAAATATGGACTTCATGAAATGTTGGCTTATTCTTATGCATATAAATATGGATTATCTGGTGGAGTAAAAGATATCAAAGTTGTGTACTTCCATTTTGGTATCATTCATCAAACAATATATTACTAAAAAGAAACACTTCAATATGTCTAATATTTTTCTGCTTATTGGTATACTGTCTATTGGATTAGCATTTACAGGTAATTACAGTAATATATATtcataattaattttattatattaatgACTATAAGGTTGCGAGTTCGAATTCTGACAAAGTGTATGTCTTTGCAGGTGCACAATCCATAGGAGTTTGCTATGGAATGATTGGCAATAACCTACCATCCAAGCAAGAAGTTGTGGATTTATATAAATCAAAAGGCATTAACAGAATGCGTTTATATTATCCAGATGAAGAAGCTCTTCAAGCCCTTAGAGGTTCCAACATTGAATTGATTCTTGATGTGGCTAAGGAAACCCTTTCTTCTCTTGTAAATGCCAATGAAGCCACAAACTGGATCAACAAATTTGTTAAACCCTACTCACAAGATGTTAAAATTAAGTACATCACTGTTGGAAATGAAATCTACCCTAATGACAATGAGGCCCAGTACATTCTCCCTGCATTGCAAAACATTCAAAACGCAATTTCTTCTGCTAATTTACAAGGCCAAATCAAGGTCTCTATAGCAATAGCCATGTCTTTGATTCAGAATTCTTATCCACCTAACAATGGTGCTTTTATTGACCCAGCAAGGTCTTATATACAACCAATAATTAACTTCCTAGTGACCAATGGGTCACCATTTCTTGCAAATGTGTATCCATACATCGCTTATGTCGGGGATAAACAAAACATTCATCTTGATTATGCTCTTTTTAATCAACAAGGAAACAATGATGTTGGTTATCAAAATCTCTTTGATGCGCAGTTGGATTCAGTATACGCTGCTCTTGAGAAAGTCGGGGGTTCTAATTTGCAGATTGTTGTGTCTGAGAGTGGATGGCCATCTGCTGGTGGAGATGGGGCAACACCGGAAAATGCTGCCACATATTATAGTAATTTGATTAATCATGTTAAGAGTGGGACCGTGAAGAAACCTGGTATGGCTATTGAGACTTATTTGTTTGCCATGTTTGATGAAAATCAGAAGAATGGTGCATCAACTGAACAACATTTTGGTCTCTTTAATCCTGATAAATCGCCTAAATATCAAATAAATTTCAATTAGATAAATTAATGGATGATTTTTacaaaaaatatatatgtagCTAAGTATTGCATTCTATGAATAATTGTGCCAGAGTGCACATGACGTTGTTGTTGTTAGCATGTTACTATTTATATAATGAAAGGTGATATACTTGTTTAATTCTCACTTTCTATTATGGTCTGTGTTAGATAGTATGCTGTAAAACATCAAAATTGATTTTTTTCTCATATTCTTATGTCAAATTTGAGTTTGTTCGGAAGAGATAAAAAACAATTTTTGCATTAGATAAACATATTTTCATGTGTCAGATATTATATATGGATTTTCTATCGGAATTTTCTTACTTAACCGTCCTTCACACACAAGTACGGAAGAAGGGAGCAGTGATTAAACAAGGTAGACGATAATCCTATTTTAGGTGAGACTTGGAAATACAAGTCCTTCTGGCTAAATTTGAAAAGAGGAGTCTCTTAGACGAAATTTAAATAATCAAGTCCCTTAGACGAGTGCTTTAAATGAGACTTAAAAAGATGAGTCCCTCAAACGAGACTTAGATAATCGAGTCTCTTATGCGATACCTTTTTAGGCGATTCTCACAGACGAGACTTAGACAATCGAGTCCGCTCAGGAGAAACTTAGATAGTTGAGTCCCCTCATGTGAGTGCCCTAAGAAAGAGTCGTTCGGATTCTAGAGGCACGTGAAGCATTTAATACTTCATAATGATGAGGTAATTGATGGTGACGTGATGTGACAGGAAGGTCATTGGTACAAATCTAAGTCAACATATGTAGTTAAAGCGGATACAATATTTAAACTGTGAGGTTTCCCCAAAAACAAAACCCTTGCAGTTTAAATAGTGTATCAGTTTTTAACTACATATGCTAATCCAGATTTATACCAATGACCTTGCTGTTATACCACGTCACCAGAATTTAACATTTTTTTGGCAGAAATTGACTAAAGGGACCAAATATAGTAACAAAAGTGAAGTTAATGGACTAACTTGTAACAATTTTTTAATTAAGGGACTAAAGTGGAACATTAAATTAAGTTAAGGGACTTGTTCACTAATTATGCCAAACAAACAATAATCAAACATAAAGGGGATGCAGGAAGTGCAATGCCCAAGGTGCACAGGACCCAAGGGACGCTAGTCCAGTCTAATGGGAAGCTAAGAGAGTCAAAAGAGGTTGACTCATCTCATGCGTTGGATTCATTGTCTGATGATCCAAAGGCATAGAAAACGAGGGCGCATACAATATGGCCGGGGTTCCCACATGGGACCCCAGGTCAAAGGCAAGAGTATGCATATATGAAGGTTAATACACCAGTCATGTgccataattcaactctatgaattatccaccaatggtacatatacacattcataacaatatatcattcacaatctaccaatggtacatatacacattcataacaatatatcattcac from Lathyrus oleraceus cultivar Zhongwan6 chromosome 7, CAAS_Psat_ZW6_1.0, whole genome shotgun sequence encodes the following:
- the LOC127106522 gene encoding glucan endo-1,3-beta-glucosidase, coding for MSNIFLLIGILSIGLAFTGAQSIGVCYGMIGNNLPSKQEVVDLYKSKGINRMRLYYPDEEALQALRGSNIELILDVAKETLSSLVNANEATNWINKFVKPYSQDVKIKYITVGNEIYPNDNEAQYILPALQNIQNAISSANLQGQIKVSIAIAMSLIQNSYPPNNGAFIDPARSYIQPIINFLVTNGSPFLANVYPYIAYVGDKQNIHLDYALFNQQGNNDVGYQNLFDAQLDSVYAALEKVGGSNLQIVVSESGWPSAGGDGATPENAATYYSNLINHVKSGTVKKPGMAIETYLFAMFDENQKNGASTEQHFGLFNPDKSPKYQINFN